In one window of Deinococcus roseus DNA:
- a CDS encoding response regulator transcription factor, with the protein MPDKGRILIIEDETVLRMMLQRLLLSQGYEVLMADRFQTAENQIKQESKVDLVLLDLNLPGGTGFDLIRMVKETWDVPVVVLSGMKQESSVIRALEEGAVDFMQKPFSPQELMARLKRYMPCGDVSA; encoded by the coding sequence TTGCCGGACAAGGGACGCATTCTGATCATTGAAGATGAAACGGTGCTGCGCATGATGTTGCAGCGGCTGCTGCTTTCGCAGGGCTATGAGGTGTTGATGGCAGACCGCTTCCAGACCGCTGAAAACCAGATCAAACAGGAGTCAAAAGTGGATCTGGTGCTGCTGGACCTCAACTTGCCTGGAGGCACCGGCTTTGACCTGATCCGTATGGTCAAGGAAACCTGGGATGTGCCGGTGGTGGTGCTTTCTGGCATGAAGCAGGAAAGCAGCGTGATTCGCGCCCTGGAAGAAGGGGCTGTGGATTTCATGCAGAAGCCGTTCAGCCCGCAGGAACTGATGGCCCGACTCAAA